The following proteins are co-located in the Poecile atricapillus isolate bPoeAtr1 chromosome 2, bPoeAtr1.hap1, whole genome shotgun sequence genome:
- the AGR2 gene encoding anterior gradient protein 2 homolog — translation MEKGYVSMFLLLIVISCALAKDAGKKDSKDTTVKPKLPQTLSRGWGDQLIWTQTYEEALFRAKHSQKPLMIIHHLEDCPHSQALKKVFAEHKDIQKLAEKFILLNLVYETTDKNLAPDGQYVPRVLFIDPSLTVRADITGRYSNRLYAYEPSDISLLYSNMQKALKLLKTEL, via the exons atggaGAAGGGTTACGTGTCCATGTTCTTGCTGCTCATTGTCATCTCCTGTGCTCTGGCAAAGGATGCAGGCAAGAAGGATTCAAAGGACACTACTGTTAAGCCAAAACTGCCTCAGACACTCTCCAGag GCTGGGGAGACCAGCTCATCTGGACGCAGACCTATGAGGAGGCGCTGTTCCGGGCCAAGCACAG CCAGAAACCCCTGATGATTATCCACCACTTGGAAGACTGCCCACACAGCCAAG CCCTCAAGAAGGTGTTTGCTGAACACAAAGATATACAGAAACTGGCTGAAAAATTCATTCTCCTGAACCTTGTG TATGAAACCACAGACAAGAATCTTGCACCTGATGGCCAGTACGTCCCTCGGGTTTTGTTCATAG ATCCTTCCCTGACTGTGAGAGCAGATATTACTGGAAGATACTCAAACCGTCTCTACGCATATGAGCCCTCTGACATTTCATTGT TGTATTCAAATATGCAGAAAGCGCTGAAGCTCCTGAAGACTGAACTGTAA
- the TSPAN13 gene encoding tetraspanin-13 — protein sequence MACGGFACSKNCLCALNLLYTLVSLLLIGIAAWGIGFGLISSFRVVGVVIAVGVFLFFIALVGLIGAVKHHQVLLFFYMIILLLVFIVQFSVSCACLALNEEQQSELLEVGWSNTNSARTDIERNLNCCGFRVFYPNETCAADCLRSLHCRPCAPIMEEYSGMVLRFVGGIGLFFSFTEILGVWLTYRYRNQKDPRANPSAFI from the exons ATGGCGTGCGGCGGCTTCGCCTGCTCCAAGAACTGCCTGTGCGCCCTCAACCTGCTCTACACG CTGGTGAGCCTGCTGCTGATTGGAATTGCAGCATGGGGAATTGGCTTCGGCCTCATCTCTAGTTTCAGAGTTGTTGGAGTGGTGATTGCAGTGGGAGTCTTCCTCTTCTTTATTGCCTTAGTTGGATTGATTGGTGCAGTGAAACATCATCAAGTATTGCTATTCTTT TACATGATTATTCTTCTGCTAGTCTTTATTGTCCAGTTTTCTGTCTCCTGTGCCTGTTTGGCACTAAATGAGGAACAGCAG AGTGAACTTCTGGAGGTGGGATGGAGTAACACCAACAGCGCAAGAACAGATATTGAGAGAAATCTGAATTGTTGTGGATTCAGAGTTTTCTATCCAAATGAAACCTGCGCCGCT GATTGTCTTAGAAGTCTCCACTGTAGACCATGTGCACCGATAATGGAAGAATATTCTGGAATGGTACTGAGATTTGTCGGAGGGATAGGACTCTTCTTCAGTTTCACAGAG attctgGGAGTCTGGCTGACTTACAGATACAGGAACCAAAAGGATCCCCGTGCAAACCCTAGTGCATTTATTTGA